From the Acidobacteriota bacterium genome, the window AACTGGATGGAAGGAGTTTTGCTGTTGGCTGTTTATGCCATCTTGGGGCTGACCTTTTATTTTTTGCCTGCCTGACGTGAAGCGGAGAGTGGTTTTGCCGCGAGTTCATGCCAAATCACTCTCTCCATTTCTTCGGCCTGTGCTTCCAAGGATTTCAATAAAGCGTCCCGTTTGAACAACCGATGCTTTAATTCAGCGGCCATTCCCAGGAATTTCCGTCGGCGATGAGAAGCCAACAGCATCTGATTGGTTTCTTCGATGGATTCTTCGACCAATCGTGCTCGCTCCAGGTCAGTCAGAATGTGAACGGCGTGGGAAAGTTCGTGCCCCAGAACTTCGGCATACCGCTCTTCTTTTTCCAACCCTACAAATGGAACAAAGCCGTTTGCTTTAGCCGTTTCCGGTCCGACATAAGCCATATTGATACTGTCCAAATTCAGTTTGATGACGGCGATGTGGTGATTTCCCAATGGATCAAACCGTTCCATTTGGAAAAGACCGGCAGTGCAACTTGTTCCTCCGCGCAACTGAACGAATTCGATGAAAACAGTGTGCCCACTGGTTTCGACCCATTGCCAAAGATTTCTCAGGGTTGGATGCAGAGGCTGTCGTTCGCTGTTTTCCGCAAACACCACGCGCTCGATTGCCTTCCATTTTTCAAACTCCGCCGGGGAAAGGCGCTCGGTAATAAATCCTGCTGCCGGAAAGAAATGACCTACTGTATGGCTTTGCACATTGCCCGCAAATAGCGACAACACCGCAACTGCTATCAATGGCAAATGGACTTTCTGCATACAACGTCCTCGGGGAATTGGCATTCGGGGCGGGAACATTTGGATTGCCCTCGCGGGCAGGTTCTGAAACGAGAGGGATTATATTCAACACGAACTCACAGCCACAGAAAATTTTCAGGAAAAGAAAATCAAAAAGGAGAAAGGCTCAAGGTGCCTCACTCACCTTGAGCCTTAAATGCGATACACACAAAATTTTCTGATGATCGGCAAAAGCTGGCTTCGAAAGCTCGTTGAATAGCCTCACTCTATTCAACCTTACCAATCATCTTTCTTGGGCAGGTAAACGCACCGAAGATGGGATTGTTCCAAGATGTTTGATCTTTTTTGAAATTTCTCGGGGTGATCGTTCTCGCAATCTTCGGGTAAGCGCCAGTTGTCTATAGTCGGGATTTTTGATTTTTTCCAGAACTGAATGGAACTTTCCGAAGGTTTCGGCGTGTAGAGTGCCAACCTACGGTGATCATGCTTTGAGGTATAGTGAGGATATCTGAGAGCAACTATTTGAGATCACCAAATCCTTCCGTAAAGAAGTTCGCATACGGGCTTAACAGTGAGTGAGGCACTGTTAAGCCCATTCTCCTTTTGTGCCTAATTTTTCCTACGACGAGCTTTGAAAGAAACCTTTAGTGGTTGGCCGTGACCGCTACTTGCTCCTGCTTGATGTGATTTGTAACCCATTCACGCGACCATTTGTCAGCGGCAAGCACAGCGTTCAAGTTGGAGGCAGGTTGGAAAGTGTGGGCTTTGCAGGCTGCGCCGATCAGTTTTGGGATATCTCCAAATTTGATCTTTTCGTCGAGGAAAGCAGCAACAGCGACTTCGTTCGCAGCATTCAGAACCGCTGGCATCGTTCCGCCTGCCCGCAACGCTTCGTAAGCAAGCGTAACGCATGGGAATTTTTCAGTGTCGGGCGGGAAAAATTCCAGCTTGCTCAGAGTGGCCAAATTCAGCGGCGGCAGTTGGGTATGACGGCGATCCGGGTACGTGAGCGCATACTGAATCGCGTGACGCATGTCCGTCACTCCCAATTGCGCGATGATGGAGCCATCAATCAACTCAATCATCGAATGCACTACCGATTGCGGATGCACGACGATGTCAATTTCATCAGCCGAGCAATTGAATAACCAGTGCGCTTCAATGACTTCCAGCCCTTTGTTCATCAACGTCGCCGAATCAATCGTGATTTTCGCACCCATTCGCCAAGTAGGGTGCTTGAGCGCTTGCGCGGGAGTTGCCTGTTCGATTTCCTCCCTGCTGGCGGTTCGGAACGGCCCGCCGGAAGCGGTCAACACCAAGCGCTTTAGTTCGTGCCGTTTTTCGCCACGCAAGCATTGATGAAGCGCGTTGTGTTCGCTGTCCACTGGCAAAAGTTCCGCCCCTGACTTTTCCGCTGCTTTGGTCATTAATTCGCCAGCCACAACCAGTGTTTCCTTGTTCGCCAAGGCGACTCGGCGTCCAAGCTCCAAGGCTCTATAGGTCGGCAATAACCCCAAGGCTCCAACCACAGCGCCAATGACGATCTCAGCTCCGTCCACAGTGGCGACTTCGCTCAGCCCGTCAACGCCGATGGAAATTTTCGGCCATTCAATCACACCCCGTTTCTTCAATTCATAGCGAAACCGATCTGCGCTGGCTTCGTCGCTGACCGAAACTACGCGAGGATGAAATTGCTTGACCTGTTCGGCCAGCAATTCAACATTCGATCCCGCGCCGAGCGCCGCCACGCAAAATTCACCGTTGAAGGCTTCAACCACGCGCAACGTGTTGCAGCCAATCGAACCGGTTGAGCCTAGAATTGCAATCTGTTTCATAACGGTCGCGTGTGGTTATCGCAGAAAAACCACATAAAAGTAATACAGCAGTGGCGCATTGAAGAGCATGCTATCCAACCGATCCAGCAATCCGCCGTGTCCAGGAATCAATTTGCCCGCATCCTTGGCTTTTGCGCCGCGTTTGAGCATGGATTCGCACAGATCGCCGGTCGCTCCCAGCAATCCCATCACGATTGCCAGCGGGATGGCCAATCCAACCTTCAATTCCGGAAAAAACCAGTAATGAGCAATCAATGCCGCGATGACATTCCCAGCCAAACCGCCAATCAATCCTTCGATTGTCTTTCCAGGACTGACACGCGGAGCAAGTTTGCGCCGTCCAAACGTCCGTCCGGTGTAGTACGCTCCCGTGTCTCCCGCAAACACGATCATAAAAAACAAGGTCAACAATTTCGCGGGCAATTTAGGAATCGGACTGTCAATCACTGTCAGGGCAATAATGTATCCACCTAGAGCCGCGATATACAAAACACCAAACACTCTAACCGCTGCATCGGCCAAAACATGACTGAAATCTTCGTGCCCGGCATTGGTGAAAAGTTGAGTCAACAATTCGACGATCACCAAAGCAGCAACCACCGCCAACACAAGTTCGTGCCGATGAAAATAAAAAGCGGCGAGGATTGCCAGCGCCGCGATCATTCCTTGAATTTGCCCGCCTGATTTTGTAAGCGCATAATACTCATAAAGGCCAAGCAAAATAGCCAGCCCGGCCATTGCTGCAAACCAAATCGGCGCGCCAAGCCAAAGAGCAGAAAAAAGAATCGGGAGAAAAACAATTGCGGTTAAAACACGAGCCATATTTTTGGGAGATGGGGATTGGGAGGTGGGAGGTGGGCCAAATTATTTCCCAGTTCCCTTCTTCCAACTTTCATTCAGGAGGCATTGACAACAGCGCGGCGATTTTCGCTCAGACCGCCGAAGCGACGGTCACGCTTTTGGTAATCCACGATGGCAGTAAAAACATCCGGGCGGCGAAAATCCGGCCACAACGTGTTCGTCACATAAATTTCGGAATACGCAATCTGCCAGAGCAAAAAGTTGCTGACGCGCATTTCGCCGCTGGTGCGAATCAACAAATCAGGATCAGGCAAATCAGTCGTGTACAAATGACGCGAAATGTCGGTTTCGGTGATGGATTCCGGGTTGCGACCTTCGCGCTCGCAATCAATCATCAATTTGCGAAAAGCATCTACCAATTCTACCCGACCGCCGTAATTCAGCGCCACATTCAGAGTCATTCCGGTGTTATCAGCGGTTTTTCGAATCGCCGAACACAACTCGATGCGAACGGATTCGTCCAGTTCGTTCATCCGGCCAATAGTTTGAAACCGGATATTTTCCTTGTGGATGTTATCCAGTTCCTTGCGCAGGTATTCTTTGAGGAAGGTCATCAGCGCTTCGATTTCAAAGGGCGGACGTTTCCAGTTTTCGACCGAGAAGGCGTACAGCGTCAAAACTCCAATTCCCAGCCGTGCGCAGGTATCAACTGTCGCGCGTACAGCTTCGACTCCAGCGCGATGTCCGGCGACGCGCGGCAAAAAGCGGCGATTCGCCCAGCGTCCATTGCCATCCATGATCACTGCGATGTGGCGCGGCAAACGATTGAAATCTATTTGTTTGAGCAATTGCTCGTCGCGCGACCCTGGCTCGATAATTCCGGAAAAATCTTGAAGCATTGTGTTTTTGCCGTTATAGGCGTGGAACTGCTACTTGCTGTCATAATCCGTACAGCTTTGCGCACTGGTGATGGGGATTTTCTTTACGACTTATGACTTAAGTTGAATGCCAATGTTGAAGTCCACAGCGACCGGCAATGAATACTAATACTCGACTTTCAAAAGCGTCAACCCTTGCGCCGGTGCGGGCGCACCAATCAGCGCGCGGTCGCGGCTTTCAATCAACTTGGCAATGGAAAGGGCTTTCGGGCATTTCGGCTGGCGGCCCCGATTGACTTCAACCAGCGCTGCCACCATTGTCCGAACCTGATAACGCAAAAACCCATCACCCGAAAAATAAAGCGTCAGCATTTCTTCGTCGCGCTCGATTTGAACATTGGTCACAGTTCGCACATGGGTTTTCGCTTCGCACCCCACGACCGTGAATGCCGTGAAGTCATGTGTCCCCAAAAACTCCTGTGCGTCCGCAATCAACTTTTCCAAATCAAGCCGATACGGATAATGCCAGGCATATCGCGCCCAAAGCGGATTCATCACCTCAGCGGCGAAAACCCTGTAGCGATAGGTTTTGCCTTTTGCATCGAAGCGAGCATGAAAATTTTCGGCGGCAATGGTAGCGTCGAGCACACGAATGTCCGGCGGCAAATTGCCATTGAGTGCGTTGCGCAAACTCACGCCGTTCCATTCTTTGGTCAGCCGGAACGAAACCACCTGGCCTTCCGCATGGACGCCAGCATCGGTACGACCTGCCGCGTAAGTTGTCACCGGCGCTCCCTCCAGCTTTTCCAGCGCGGTGTTCAATACGCTTTGAATCGTCGGCTGTCCCACCTGGATTTGCCAGCCGCAATACTCGGTTCCGTCGTACGCCAGCGTGATTCGATAGTTCATTCAGGCAAAATGCTTCTGATCAAAACCGCATCCTTGATGACCATACCGCGTTCGCAAGCCAGCGATTTGCCATCCCGCGACCACGCAAAGCGAAAAATTTGATCCGAAGTGAAATTGGTCAATCGCCGAGCTTCGCCGCCATCAACCGGCTTGCTCCAGATATTCGTCGCACCGTTCTGAGTCTGTATGTACGTCAAGGCGCGTCCATCCGGCGACCAACGCAACAGCCAAAATTCCGGCTGAGCCATTTTTTCCAAAATCAGTGGCTCGCCGCCTTCAATCGGCAAAAGCGCAACGGTGCTTCGGACGTTTTTTTCATCCTGACAAAAACAGGCAATCCAACTTCCGTCCGGCGAAATCACCGGACGAGACATAGGCTTTTGACTGAGCGGAACGGGCTCTCCACCTTCAATTGAGACTTTCCACAAAGCAGTCTTGCCGGTGGTGGAAGAGCTGTAAACCACTGATTTCCCATCAGGCGTTACAGCCGGAAAAACATCCCCGATTCCGTTCGTAAGCTGTCTTGGATTGCCGCCGTCTATGTCCATTCGCCAAATGTGGCTGCCGCCACCACGTTCCGAGGCAAAGACAATGTAACGATTATCAGGGGAAACGACGGGCATAATGTCTGTTTGCGGATCCCGCGTTAGTTGTTTTTGCTGTTTTCCATCAATATCAGTGACCCAAACATCCAGATTGCCGCTGGCATGGGCCGTGAACACCAATTGCCCGTCCGGCGTCCAATCCAGTCCGAAGCGTTCGCTGTAATTGTCTCCAAACCCGGATTTGATCTGCGAAGCTTTCCAGGCATCGAAACTGCCCGCTCCTTCGGGGACAATCCAGATGCTGGAAATTCGGTCGGAGCGCCCGGTCACCAGTAAGCCAGAATCGGCGGTGATTCCAACCCCTTCGTAGCTGGTCATATCATTGGTCACACGGCGGGTTTCGCCTTTCGGGTAGGTCAGCAAATAAAGCTGGTCACCGTATACCGCCGAAGTTCGCTGCCAGGCGCTGAAAACCACGCCACTGCCATCTCCCAGCCAAGCCACCTGGCCAATGCTGGACCAGGTTTGACTGCCGATCGGTTTCGCTGAACCGTCTTCGACATTGACCGTCAACACCTGCATCACGGAATCGCTGGGCACCAAAGCTCCCGCCGCACATGCAACCACGCGACCATCCGGTGACCAGGCCGGTCCGCGCGAAGACAAAATCTCAGGTCGTTTTTTGGTCAGCAATTTTCGATCTTCGGAACCATCGAGCTTTGCCACGATCAGCGAAGCTTCACGTTGTTGCGGGAAGTTACGCACAAACGCGAAATACTGGCCGTTTGGAGAAAATGTGATCGGGCTATCAACGTCATTCAATACTTCGCGCGCAATGCCGCCGAACAACGGAACCTGATAGAGCTTGCCA encodes:
- a CDS encoding 1-deoxy-D-xylulose-5-phosphate reductoisomerase, whose product is MKQIAILGSTGSIGCNTLRVVEAFNGEFCVAALGAGSNVELLAEQVKQFHPRVVSVSDEASADRFRYELKKRGVIEWPKISIGVDGLSEVATVDGAEIVIGAVVGALGLLPTYRALELGRRVALANKETLVVAGELMTKAAEKSGAELLPVDSEHNALHQCLRGEKRHELKRLVLTASGGPFRTASREEIEQATPAQALKHPTWRMGAKITIDSATLMNKGLEVIEAHWLFNCSADEIDIVVHPQSVVHSMIELIDGSIIAQLGVTDMRHAIQYALTYPDRRHTQLPPLNLATLSKLEFFPPDTEKFPCVTLAYEALRAGGTMPAVLNAANEVAVAAFLDEKIKFGDIPKLIGAACKAHTFQPASNLNAVLAADKWSREWVTNHIKQEQVAVTANH
- a CDS encoding phosphatidate cytidylyltransferase; protein product: MARVLTAIVFLPILFSALWLGAPIWFAAMAGLAILLGLYEYYALTKSGGQIQGMIAALAILAAFYFHRHELVLAVVAALVIVELLTQLFTNAGHEDFSHVLADAAVRVFGVLYIAALGGYIIALTVIDSPIPKLPAKLLTLFFMIVFAGDTGAYYTGRTFGRRKLAPRVSPGKTIEGLIGGLAGNVIAALIAHYWFFPELKVGLAIPLAIVMGLLGATGDLCESMLKRGAKAKDAGKLIPGHGGLLDRLDSMLFNAPLLYYFYVVFLR
- a CDS encoding isoprenyl transferase, with the translated sequence MLQDFSGIIEPGSRDEQLLKQIDFNRLPRHIAVIMDGNGRWANRRFLPRVAGHRAGVEAVRATVDTCARLGIGVLTLYAFSVENWKRPPFEIEALMTFLKEYLRKELDNIHKENIRFQTIGRMNELDESVRIELCSAIRKTADNTGMTLNVALNYGGRVELVDAFRKLMIDCEREGRNPESITETDISRHLYTTDLPDPDLLIRTSGEMRVSNFLLWQIAYSEIYVTNTLWPDFRRPDVFTAIVDYQKRDRRFGGLSENRRAVVNAS
- the truA gene encoding tRNA pseudouridine(38-40) synthase TruA translates to MNYRITLAYDGTEYCGWQIQVGQPTIQSVLNTALEKLEGAPVTTYAAGRTDAGVHAEGQVVSFRLTKEWNGVSLRNALNGNLPPDIRVLDATIAAENFHARFDAKGKTYRYRVFAAEVMNPLWARYAWHYPYRLDLEKLIADAQEFLGTHDFTAFTVVGCEAKTHVRTVTNVQIERDEEMLTLYFSGDGFLRYQVRTMVAALVEVNRGRQPKCPKALSIAKLIESRDRALIGAPAPAQGLTLLKVEY
- a CDS encoding PD40 domain-containing protein, translated to MNKQIKQLYEFGPFLLDTGEKLLMREGRTVPLPPKVFDTLLALVENRGRIIGKEELMQLLWPETFVEESNLTQNISQLRRALGDGNGDGQFIETIPKRGYRFAANVQLVGEPEPELGFATNGHVPEVAETNGMVSLPGPMAEVAPEPFNRKRLLATFGLLAVSLAIVVLAIYIAYRRTNNHGKTAFRQIAPVKLTTSGKALQPTISRDGKYVAYVAENGDLQSLWVRQVATESATQIVVPAEIEFVGITFSPDDNFIYYVTYPRNRQGGLTLGKLYQVPLFGGIAREVLNDVDSPITFSPNGQYFAFVRNFPQQREASLIVAKLDGSEDRKLLTKKRPEILSSRGPAWSPDGRVVACAAGALVPSDSVMQVLTVNVEDGSAKPIGSQTWSSIGQVAWLGDGSGVVFSAWQRTSAVYGDQLYLLTYPKGETRRVTNDMTSYEGVGITADSGLLVTGRSDRISSIWIVPEGAGSFDAWKASQIKSGFGDNYSERFGLDWTPDGQLVFTAHASGNLDVWVTDIDGKQQKQLTRDPQTDIMPVVSPDNRYIVFASERGGGSHIWRMDIDGGNPRQLTNGIGDVFPAVTPDGKSVVYSSSTTGKTALWKVSIEGGEPVPLSQKPMSRPVISPDGSWIACFCQDEKNVRSTVALLPIEGGEPLILEKMAQPEFWLLRWSPDGRALTYIQTQNGATNIWSKPVDGGEARRLTNFTSDQIFRFAWSRDGKSLACERGMVIKDAVLIRSILPE